A single genomic interval of Granulicella tundricola MP5ACTX9 harbors:
- a CDS encoding helix-turn-helix domain-containing protein → MAEIINPEPLVDAAEAARFLGVSVTHIRRLAAGGRIVGVDYGVGSRRFWRFRLSELALPVETIQIGDRP, encoded by the coding sequence ATGGCTGAAATCATCAATCCGGAACCACTTGTAGATGCGGCGGAGGCAGCTCGCTTTCTGGGCGTCTCCGTCACTCATATCCGCAGATTGGCTGCGGGTGGACGTATCGTCGGTGTCGACTATGGAGTCGGTTCCAGGCGCTTCTGGCGATTCCGTCTTTCCGAGCTCGCCCTCCCCGTCGAAACGATACAAATCGGAGACCGACCATGA
- a CDS encoding tyrosine-type recombinase/integrase has product MKRKRRYQQGTLSKSKTAEGICWFIRFVDTTPGNPKRPRLPVGLLAKYPTEASASRAAQVIRDQFNDSPDPLLADRRTFGDLIDRYLLEEIPERHSTRRGYEKLIRCHIRPRWGEVPIASVKAQEVRTWLRELAVTRKKGDVPISSPASGRYKGHVHNMMRLLFRFGMLWEWVPNQTNPMSLFSLEGSTKREEQPGNLTEAQFHLILAKIVDPGFRVMVMAAMCLGLRVSELLALKWEDFDFELELVRIQRAVVEGKVGNVKTIHSKKPLPLDPLLAGAFRTWRAASQFNEDDDWVFPTAAGERPYAASAIQTRVLIPVGKAIGLEFSLGWHTFRHSYKTWMDIKQVPMTVQRDLMRHADVRTTMQVYGDVRMEELRGANSDVVRRVIVN; this is encoded by the coding sequence ATGAAGAGAAAACGTCGTTATCAGCAGGGAACGCTTTCGAAGTCCAAGACGGCAGAGGGGATATGCTGGTTCATCCGCTTCGTGGACACGACGCCGGGAAACCCGAAGCGCCCACGACTTCCGGTCGGACTGCTGGCGAAGTACCCAACGGAAGCGAGCGCCAGCCGCGCCGCCCAAGTGATCCGGGACCAATTCAATGACAGTCCCGACCCGCTGCTCGCCGACCGTCGCACCTTCGGCGACCTGATCGACAGATACCTCTTGGAAGAGATCCCGGAGCGGCATTCGACCCGCCGCGGCTACGAGAAGTTGATCCGGTGCCATATCCGGCCGCGTTGGGGCGAGGTCCCGATTGCATCCGTCAAAGCGCAGGAGGTGCGCACCTGGCTCCGTGAGTTGGCCGTCACGCGCAAGAAAGGCGATGTACCGATCTCCTCGCCGGCGAGCGGCCGTTACAAAGGCCACGTCCATAACATGATGCGGCTGCTGTTTCGCTTCGGAATGCTCTGGGAGTGGGTGCCAAACCAGACGAACCCAATGTCTCTATTCTCCCTGGAGGGCTCAACAAAGCGCGAGGAGCAGCCCGGCAACCTGACGGAGGCCCAGTTCCACCTTATCCTTGCGAAGATCGTAGACCCAGGTTTCCGCGTGATGGTGATGGCGGCGATGTGCCTCGGGCTGCGGGTGAGCGAGCTGCTGGCGCTGAAGTGGGAGGACTTCGACTTTGAGCTCGAGCTCGTTCGAATCCAGAGAGCCGTCGTTGAAGGCAAGGTCGGGAACGTGAAAACGATCCATTCGAAGAAGCCGCTTCCGCTCGATCCGCTGCTGGCCGGCGCATTCAGGACCTGGCGTGCTGCCTCGCAATTCAACGAAGACGACGACTGGGTGTTCCCCACGGCCGCCGGCGAGCGTCCCTATGCCGCCTCAGCCATCCAAACCCGCGTTCTGATTCCCGTCGGTAAAGCGATCGGCCTCGAATTTTCGCTAGGCTGGCACACGTTCCGTCATTCCTACAAGACGTGGATGGACATCAAGCAGGTGCCCATGACAGTACAGAGAGACCTTATGAGGCATGCTGATGTGCGCACCACCATGCAGGTCTACGGGGATGTCCGGATGGAGGAGCTGCGTGGCGCCAACAGCGATGTCGTTCGGAGAGTGATCGTCAATTAG
- a CDS encoding phage antirepressor KilAC domain-containing protein translates to MDALIEVAERQIGGGVVQSINARDLHAFLGSRADFSTWVKQQIERARLQQNRDYLIHKKVEQLPSGAKSRNEYFLSLDSAKHVGMMSRSERGFQIRDYFLECERRYHADGAGVAAVLQDPAALRTLLLGYSERVVTLEQENSALRPKADFHDAVVEATNCQTVQQVAKVLGTGPNRLFDFLRKHSILMPGNLPHQQHVNAGRFRVVEGHYKDRHGDRQTYTRTLVTGKGLAFIQRRLSESTG, encoded by the coding sequence ATGGACGCGTTGATCGAAGTGGCGGAGCGGCAAATCGGAGGTGGTGTGGTGCAGAGCATCAATGCTCGCGACCTGCATGCCTTTCTAGGCAGCCGCGCCGACTTCAGTACATGGGTCAAACAACAGATCGAGCGGGCTCGCCTACAGCAAAATCGAGACTACCTTATCCACAAAAAAGTGGAGCAGCTTCCCAGCGGTGCCAAATCAAGAAACGAGTATTTTCTCAGTCTCGACAGCGCAAAGCATGTTGGGATGATGAGCCGGTCAGAGCGCGGCTTTCAGATCCGAGACTACTTCCTCGAATGTGAACGCCGGTACCACGCTGACGGCGCCGGCGTCGCCGCGGTACTGCAGGATCCGGCCGCACTGCGTACGCTGCTGCTGGGGTATTCCGAGCGTGTCGTTACTCTTGAACAAGAGAACAGTGCACTGCGACCGAAAGCAGACTTCCATGATGCCGTTGTGGAAGCGACGAACTGCCAGACGGTCCAGCAGGTTGCCAAGGTGCTCGGCACAGGACCGAATCGCCTTTTCGACTTTCTGCGCAAACATAGCATCCTCATGCCCGGCAACCTACCCCACCAGCAGCACGTCAACGCGGGCAGGTTCCGCGTGGTTGAGGGCCACTACAAGGATCGGCACGGAGATCGTCAGACCTATACGCGCACTCTAGTGACCGGCAAAGGCTTGGCATTCATACAGCGGCGACTCTCGGAAAGCACTGGTTGA
- a CDS encoding helix-turn-helix domain-containing protein yields the protein MRRLERHHSVKQAAELTGLTARTLYNKRWKGELKGEKIGRKLVFAESELRKLFASHHPTKSPADVAA from the coding sequence ATGAGACGTCTGGAGAGACATCATTCGGTGAAGCAAGCTGCAGAGCTGACGGGCTTGACTGCCCGAACTCTATACAACAAGCGATGGAAGGGTGAACTGAAAGGCGAGAAGATAGGCCGCAAGCTTGTCTTTGCCGAATCAGAGCTTAGGAAGCTCTTTGCGTCACACCATCCGACCAAATCACCTGCGGATGTGGCGGCATGA
- a CDS encoding terminase small subunit, Nu1, whose protein sequence is MKEQRLVSVTEIRTILAGKGHPMLSKQAITNFVKDGMPKRALGKYDRDECLAWYVGRLRTNVLKQETESRDGQVISLDKARARLVVAQAENEEMTALERKGKLIPLELYETEGSRWALLIKTNLLNLPSRLGPNLVGLTAPEIKALLNASMVEFLARLVKVGPGSPAKQSEVGAEARKTLPSTTKRNKA, encoded by the coding sequence ATGAAAGAACAACGCCTTGTCTCCGTCACCGAGATCCGAACCATCCTTGCAGGCAAAGGGCATCCGATGCTTTCGAAGCAGGCAATCACCAATTTCGTGAAGGATGGCATGCCGAAGAGAGCACTTGGAAAATATGACCGGGATGAGTGTCTCGCATGGTACGTTGGCCGGCTCCGCACGAACGTTCTCAAGCAGGAGACAGAATCCCGGGATGGCCAGGTCATCAGCCTCGATAAGGCTCGGGCTCGCTTGGTAGTTGCACAGGCTGAAAATGAAGAAATGACCGCCTTAGAACGTAAAGGCAAGCTGATTCCGCTCGAACTGTATGAAACCGAGGGTTCCAGGTGGGCACTTCTCATCAAGACAAATCTCCTGAATCTCCCTTCGAGATTAGGTCCGAACCTAGTTGGCTTGACGGCTCCCGAGATCAAGGCTTTACTCAATGCGTCAATGGTGGAGTTTCTGGCTCGACTCGTGAAAGTAGGTCCCGGCAGCCCTGCAAAACAGAGCGAAGTAGGTGCCGAAGCCAGGAAGACACTGCCGAGTACGACAAAGCGCAATAAGGCCTGA